Proteins from a genomic interval of Haemophilus parainfluenzae T3T1:
- a CDS encoding replication-associated recombination protein A — MSNLDFDFAENDFRPLAARMRPTNLEQYYGQTHLIGEGKPLRKAIQAGHVHSMILWGPPGTGKTTLAEIIANRINAEVERISAVTSGVKEIRESIERAKQNRLADRQTILFVDEVHRFNKSQQDAFLPHIEDGTIIFIGATTENPSFELNNALLSRARVYLLKSLTIAEIEQVLKQAISDPERGLGKERLVLEENLLQVLAEYVNGDARLALNCLELMVDMASEAENGKKLDRTLLKEVLGERQARFDKQGDRFYDLISALHKSIRGSAADAALYWYARIITAGGDPLYVARRLLAIASEDVGNADPRAMQVALAAWDCFTRVGAYEGERAIAQAIIYLAVAPKSNAVYNAFNAAKQHAKEFPDFDVPPHLRNAPTALMKELGYGAEYRYAHDEPNAYAAGENYFPPELKDTQYYFPTNRGMEIQIKEKLDRLQEQDKNASKKRYK, encoded by the coding sequence ATGTCTAATCTGGATTTTGATTTTGCTGAAAATGACTTTCGCCCTTTAGCTGCCCGTATGCGTCCAACAAATTTGGAACAATATTATGGGCAGACACATTTAATTGGGGAAGGAAAGCCGCTTCGTAAAGCAATTCAAGCAGGGCATGTTCATTCTATGATTCTGTGGGGACCGCCAGGTACAGGTAAAACGACACTGGCGGAAATTATTGCTAATCGTATCAATGCGGAAGTTGAACGAATTTCGGCTGTAACAAGTGGCGTAAAAGAAATTCGAGAATCAATTGAGCGCGCGAAACAAAATCGACTTGCAGATCGCCAAACGATTTTATTTGTGGATGAAGTGCATCGCTTTAACAAAAGCCAACAAGATGCATTTTTACCCCATATTGAAGATGGCACGATTATTTTTATTGGTGCGACAACGGAAAATCCTTCCTTTGAATTAAATAATGCATTGCTTTCTCGTGCGAGAGTTTATCTCCTTAAGTCATTGACAATTGCTGAAATCGAACAAGTTCTAAAACAGGCGATTTCTGATCCGGAGCGAGGATTAGGTAAAGAGCGGTTAGTTTTAGAAGAAAATTTACTACAGGTATTAGCCGAATATGTGAATGGTGATGCTCGCCTGGCTTTAAACTGCCTTGAATTGATGGTGGACATGGCTTCTGAAGCTGAAAATGGTAAAAAATTAGACCGCACTTTGTTGAAAGAAGTATTAGGTGAACGACAAGCACGTTTTGATAAACAAGGCGATCGTTTTTATGATTTGATTTCTGCTTTGCATAAGTCTATTCGAGGCTCAGCAGCAGATGCGGCACTTTACTGGTATGCGCGAATTATCACTGCAGGCGGCGATCCTCTCTATGTTGCACGACGTTTATTAGCGATAGCTTCAGAAGATGTGGGTAATGCGGATCCTCGAGCAATGCAAGTGGCTCTAGCGGCTTGGGATTGTTTTACGAGAGTTGGCGCTTATGAAGGAGAGCGAGCTATTGCTCAAGCTATTATTTATTTAGCCGTAGCACCGAAGAGTAATGCCGTTTACAACGCATTTAATGCAGCCAAACAACATGCAAAAGAGTTTCCTGATTTCGATGTGCCACCTCATTTACGTAATGCGCCAACGGCTTTAATGAAAGAATTAGGTTATGGAGCTGAATATCGTTATGCACATGATGAACCTAACGCTTATGCTGCTGGAGAAAATTACTTCCCACCAGAACTGAAAGATACTCAGTATTATTTCCCAACTAATCGTGGTATGGAAATTCAAATTAAAGAAAAGCTTGACCGTTTACAAGAGCAAGATAAAAACGCATCAAAAAAACGCTATAAATAG